The proteins below are encoded in one region of Drosophila santomea strain STO CAGO 1482 chromosome 2R, Prin_Dsan_1.1, whole genome shotgun sequence:
- the LOC120447167 gene encoding serine/threonine-protein kinase GE16371, which produces MELDKVKIHSLHCNAAVLSSLQAPTSATSPQSFTSKANAVAEAAIIENSNQQQNVQKDLDSHNRDCDSPVSSTSELEKEFDDLRKLHTSSLTNSVVVGKSTGSLNGDYSITSATSKTKTLESVVTINSATGSACLTIASTADHIKKRIPKSRTPTRKALRIKFYRNGDRFYPGVTIPVSNERYRSFERLFEDLTRLLEENVKIPGAVRTIYNMCGKKITSLDELEDGQSYVCSCNNENFKKVEYNPGSQPLSNLTLTNNSRPYNQRLAKHRPASPLKNGLLVGSSPLAACGGGTGNGSPLIASKSSDRVTVVHPRIVTLIRSGTKPRRIMRLLLNKRNSPSFDHVLTAITQVVRLDTGYVRKVFTLSGISVVQLSDFFESDDVFFAYGTERINTAEDFKLEAEELKAINVIRKTMRTAGTTCKGPKPKMPIKSKKVYPPSVDSEAFKAATAPEDDRHATLLTSTGIEINELPSNIRSTYTLGNIIGDGNFAIVFKIKHRQTGDSYALKIIDKNKCKGKEHYIDAEVRVMKKLNHPHIISLILSVDQNTNMYLVLEYVSGGDLFDAITQVTRFAESQSRIMIRHLGAAMTYLHSMGIVHRDIKPENLLVKLDEHGNVLELKLADFGLACEVNDLLYAVCGTPTYVAPEILLEVGYGLKIDVWAAGIILYILLCGFPPFVAPDNQQEPLFDAIISGIYEFPDPYWSDIGDGVRDLIANMLQSDPDVRFTSEDILDHYWTIGNEGNECTTYKR; this is translated from the exons ATGGAATTAGACAAAGTAAAGATACACAGCCTCCATTGCAATGCAGCTGTGCTTTCTTCACTTCAAGCACCTACTTCAGCGACATCTCCTCAAAGCTTCACTTCAAAAGCGAATGCCGTGGCCGAGGCTGCTATTATCGAAAATTCAAATCAACAGCAAAATGTTCAGAAAGACTTGGATAGCCATAATAGAGATTGTGACAGCCCCGTAAGTTCTACCTCGGAACTGGAAAAGGAGTTTGATGATCTTCGGAAGTTGCACACCTCTTCTTTAACAAACAGCGTAGTGGTGGGAAAATCGACTGGCTCGCTAAACGGCGATTACTCTATCACATCAGCCACTTCCAAAACTAAAACGCTTGAAAGTGTTGTCACGATCAACTCAGCTACTGGGTCGGCCTGCTTAACCATTGCATCCACCGCCGATCACATCAAGAAACGTATCCCAAAGAGTCGGACGCCGACACGGAAGGCGCTAAGAATCAAATTCTACCGTAACGGGGATCGTTTCTATCCGGGTGTAACCATTCCTGTTTCTAACGAACGGTACAGATCCTTTGAAAGACTCTTTGAAGACCTAACCCGTCTGTTGGAAGAGAATGTAAAGATACCTGGGGCTGTTCGCACTATCTACAACATGTGTGGGAAGAAG ATAACCTCTCTCGATGAGTTGGAAGATGGCCAGAGCTATGTTTGTTCCTGCAATAACGAGAATTTTAAGAAGGTTGAGTACAACCCTGGTTCCCAGCCTTTGTCCAATCTGACGCTGACAAACAATAGTCGACCCTACAATCAACGATTGGCTAAGCATCGACCCGCGTCTCCCCTGAAAAATGGCTTACTTGTAGGTAGCAGTCCTTTGGCAGCGTGTGGTGGAGGAACCGGCAACGGGAGTCCACTTATCGCTTCCAAATCAAGCGATCGAGTTACTGTGGTTCATCCTCGTATTGTGACGCTAATACGTAGTGGAACGAAGCCGCGGCGTATTATGCGATTGTTGCTAAACAAGCGTAACAGCCCGAGTTTCGATCACGTGCTGACCGCCATTACGCAAGTGGTGCGCTTGGATACTGGCTATGTGAGAAAGGTATTCACCCTTTCAGGTATATCAGTGGTCCAACTATCTGATTTTTTTGAGTCGGATGatgttttttttgcttatgGGACAGAGCGCATTAACACTGCGGAAGATTTTAAGTTAGAGGCGGAAGAGCTTAAAGCTATTAATGTCATACGTAAGACCATGCGCACGGCGGGAACCACCTGCAAGGGACCTAAGCCTAAAATGCCCATAAAGAGCAAAAAAGTTTATCCTCCGTCGGTTGATTCAGAGGCATTCAAAGCAGCAACCGCACCAGAAGACGACAGGCATGCGACTTTACTTACGAGCACTGGTATAGAGATCAATGAATTGCCATCGAATATTCGCAGCACATACACTCTGGGAAACATTATTGGCGACGGCAACTTTGCCATTGTGTTTAAGATAAAGCACCGCCAAACTGGTGATTCCTACGCCCTGAAAATAAtagacaaaaacaaatgcaaggGAAAGGAACACTACATTGATGCGGAAGTTCGCGTCATGAAAAAGTTAAATCATCCGCATATAATTTCGCTCATTTTGAGTGTAGaccaaaatacaaatatgtatCTTGTACTGGAATATGTAAGTG GTGGCGATTTGTTTGACGCTATAACTCAGGTAACGCGGTTCGCAGAAAGTCAGTCGCGCATTATGATTAGACATTTGGGAGCAGCCATGACTTACCTACATTCAATGGGCATTGTGCATCGAGACATAAAGCCGGAGAATCTTCTA GTAAAACTGGATGAACATGGGAATGTTCTTGAACTAAAGCTTGCTGACTTTGGACTAGCATGTGAGGTAAATGATCTTCTCTATGCCGTCTGCGGAACTCCCACCTATGTAGCGCCAGAGATATTGTTAGAAGTCGGATATGGTCTAAAG ATTGACGTTTGGGCAGCTggaattattttgtatatactTCTTTGCGGGTTTCCGCCGTTTGTAGCGCCTGACAACCAACAGGAACCGCTTTTTGACGCTATTATTTCTGGCATTTACGAGTTTCCTGATCCTTACTGGTCTGATATAGGGGACGGAGTGCGCGATCTTATTGCCAATATGCTTCAGTCGGATCCAGACGTTCGTTTCACAAGCGAAGACATCCTTGATCACTATTGGACGATTGGGAACGAAGGGAACGAGTGCACCACTTATAAAAGATGA
- the LOC120445700 gene encoding uncharacterized protein LOC120445700, whose protein sequence is MEYDGSVCVHNWVTQFQNIGKIYNLDDGCLHMLLIAKLKESAQRWLHANTTRILESTDQLCKQLIMSFGVKMSKGELRSAFQKREWRSEEKFAAYFEDKMMLANGINIDLEELLENIIEGIPVPALRNQARIQCFSEPMQVLRAFSEVRLQSTSLIIARQNASLKEVQLRRICVAPTATQKDTSPRSA, encoded by the coding sequence ATGGAGTACGACGGcagcgtgtgtgtgcataaTTGGGTCACACAGTTCCAGAACATCGGCAAGATCTACAATTTGGACGACGGCTGCTTGCATATGCTTCTAATTGCCAAGCTGAAAGAGAGTGCACAACGTTGGCTGCACGCAAACACCACGCGAATTCTGGAGTCAACCGATCAGCTGTGTAAGCAGTTAATTATGTCATTTGGGGTCAAAATGTCCAAAGGAGAATTGAGGAGCGCATTCCAAAAGCGGGAATGGCGTTCAGAGGAGAAATTTGCGGCTTATTTCGAGGACAAGATGATGCTGGCCAACGGCATCAACATCGATCTGGAGGAACTCCTGGAAAACATTATCGAGGGAATTCCGGTACCAGCGCTACGCAATCAGGCTCGCATACAGTGCTTTTCCGAACCGATGCAGGTTTTGAGAGCCTTCTCGGAAGTGCGTCTGCAAAGCACAAGCCTGATAATAGCTCGCCAAAACGCCTCTTTGAAGGAGGTCCAACTAAGAAGGATTTGCGTTGCGCCAACTGCAACTCAAAAGGACACTTCGCCAAGGAGTGCCTGA